A portion of the Tindallia magadiensis genome contains these proteins:
- the secF gene encoding protein translocase subunit SecF: protein MEIIHRKKIWFSISAMIMLVAILFIAFAGVNTGIDFTGGTIMEFDFNQQVEVSDIRQITDTFDTDASINFIGSGQEQVQIRTIIDMNHQERMKVFSMLQETYDIIEDDFIRAEQFGPSIGKEIQNRAYLSILIASIGMLIYITLRFELSFGLAAIAALLHDILIVVAIFIIFQIPINSPFVAAMLTVLGYSINDTIVVFDRIRENRKIMKKYDYVSLTTESIRQTVRRSLYTSATTLITIIALYILGVPMIKDFALPLIAGIISGTYSSIFIASPIWVMLKERSKDPSKSFSKA, encoded by the coding sequence ATGGAAATAATTCATAGAAAAAAAATATGGTTTTCTATATCAGCAATGATCATGTTGGTAGCTATTTTATTTATCGCTTTTGCTGGAGTCAACACAGGGATAGATTTTACCGGTGGAACGATTATGGAGTTTGATTTTAATCAGCAAGTAGAAGTCAGTGATATTCGTCAGATAACAGATACCTTTGATACGGATGCGAGTATTAACTTTATAGGTTCAGGACAAGAACAAGTCCAGATACGAACCATCATCGATATGAACCATCAAGAAAGAATGAAGGTTTTTAGTATGTTGCAAGAAACTTATGACATTATCGAAGATGATTTTATAAGGGCAGAACAATTTGGTCCATCAATTGGCAAAGAAATTCAGAATAGAGCATATCTATCCATTTTAATTGCTTCTATTGGGATGCTTATCTATATCACCCTTCGGTTTGAGTTGAGTTTTGGTCTGGCAGCTATTGCTGCATTGTTACATGATATATTGATAGTGGTTGCCATATTTATCATTTTTCAAATACCCATCAATAGTCCTTTTGTAGCGGCAATGTTAACGGTATTAGGTTATTCTATCAACGACACAATTGTTGTTTTTGACCGCATACGTGAAAATCGAAAGATAATGAAGAAGTATGATTATGTAAGCTTAACGACAGAAAGTATTCGACAGACCGTTCGACGCTCTTTATACACTTCCGCAACCACGCTTATAACTATTATAGCGTTATATATTCTGGGCGTACCTATGATTAAAGATTTTGCTTTGCCTTTAATAGCAGGTATTATTAGTGGTACGTATTCCTCCATTTTTATAGCAAGTCCTATTTGGGTTATGCTGAAGGAACGATCAAAAGACCCTAGTAAAAGTTTTTCTAAAGCTTAA
- the secD gene encoding protein translocase subunit SecD yields the protein MKAKYILIFLMIMFIAIAGVFTAINGLSIGERQISPVSESINQGLDLRGGVFVIFEADTDASGEELDRIIEQTISVFRMRVDGMGLTEPVIVREGESRIRVELPGVEEVQEALDMIGRTAQLEFLTPNEQIVLTGGNVTGANATYVDGEANPVVRLELDNEGAKSFADATETYIGEPIYIILDDEIISAPIVRSRIPEGVATISGNFTIEEASNLAALIRAGSLPVNLNEVQTSTITATLGVDALNRSIDAAKIGIALVLIFMLVVYRLPGLVANIALTIYILLVLGIFISLNATLTLPGIAALILSIGMAVDANVIIFERVKEEIANGKTIRVSIDSGFKRAFTTILDANITTLIAGITLYQFGTGPIRGFAVMLMIGLAVSMFTAMVVTRVLLKSLVATNLFKNPKYFGA from the coding sequence ATGAAAGCAAAATATATCCTGATTTTTCTCATGATTATGTTTATTGCCATTGCTGGAGTTTTTACAGCTATTAATGGATTAAGCATAGGAGAACGACAAATCAGTCCCGTGTCTGAAAGTATTAACCAAGGATTAGATCTGAGAGGCGGAGTGTTTGTTATATTTGAAGCAGATACAGATGCTTCTGGTGAAGAACTGGATAGAATAATAGAACAAACGATTAGCGTCTTTAGAATGCGTGTTGATGGAATGGGTCTTACAGAACCGGTTATTGTACGAGAAGGTGAAAGTAGAATAAGGGTTGAACTTCCTGGGGTGGAAGAAGTGCAAGAAGCTTTAGATATGATCGGAAGAACAGCTCAACTGGAATTTTTGACGCCAAATGAACAAATTGTTCTTACTGGTGGCAATGTGACCGGTGCCAATGCAACTTATGTTGACGGAGAGGCAAATCCTGTTGTTAGGTTGGAACTAGACAATGAAGGAGCAAAAAGTTTTGCAGATGCAACGGAAACCTATATAGGCGAACCGATATACATTATTTTAGATGATGAGATTATTTCGGCACCTATTGTTCGCTCCAGAATTCCAGAAGGTGTAGCGACTATTAGTGGTAACTTTACCATTGAAGAAGCTTCTAATCTGGCCGCTTTAATTAGAGCAGGGTCACTTCCTGTCAATTTAAATGAAGTTCAGACTTCAACCATTACGGCTACATTAGGAGTAGATGCGTTGAATAGAAGTATCGATGCCGCTAAAATAGGAATCGCTCTAGTGCTGATTTTTATGCTGGTTGTATATCGCTTACCTGGCTTGGTTGCCAATATTGCTTTGACTATCTATATATTGTTAGTACTGGGTATTTTTATATCCTTGAATGCAACCTTAACCTTACCGGGAATTGCAGCATTGATACTGTCCATTGGTATGGCTGTAGATGCAAATGTTATTATTTTTGAGAGAGTAAAAGAAGAAATAGCTAACGGTAAAACCATTCGTGTATCAATTGATTCTGGGTTTAAGCGTGCCTTTACGACAATACTAGATGCCAATATAACAACCTTAATTGCCGGGATCACTTTATATCAATTTGGAACCGGACCAATTCGAGGATTTGCTGTCATGCTTATGATTGGACTGGCAGTCAGCATGTTTACAGCAATGGTTGTTACAAGAGTCTTACTCAAATCTCTTGTAGCTACGAATCTGTTCAAAAATCCAAAATATTTTGGAGCGTAA
- the scfB gene encoding thioether cross-link-forming SCIFF peptide maturase has product MVHKFKRNGVIMAVDVNSGAVHVIDELVYQLLGSENVIDDKSHINHLNNIYGFDIVQEAIKEIKELRQEGLLYSEDYADTNAMKHQPSVIKAMCLHVAHDCNLSCEYCFAAEGTFHGNREMMSFETGKKALVFLAENSGNRKHLEVDFFGGEPLLNFSLIRELVDFGRGLEKKTGKIFRFTLTTNALALTEDKMDYINEHMDNIVLSIDGRKEVNDNLRKTLSGNGSYDLIQPNISKMVQKRGDKAYFVRGTFTAKHLDFSSDVVHLADLGYDQISVEPVVGPAEMETTLKEAHLPIIEKEYEKLSEEYLKRKNTKNKFRFFHFMLDLQQGPCMKKRSSGCGAGTEYVAVTPEGELYPCHQFVGQHEFSLGNLDTGITNKCQQHKFENATVYDKTDCVQCWAKYYCSGGCHANAYFMNHDLNKPYQMGCQMEKIRLETALTIIARESGE; this is encoded by the coding sequence ATGGTTCACAAGTTTAAACGAAATGGCGTCATAATGGCAGTGGATGTGAATTCTGGCGCTGTTCATGTGATAGATGAATTGGTGTATCAATTACTAGGGAGCGAAAATGTAATTGATGATAAGTCGCATATAAATCATCTAAATAACATTTATGGTTTTGATATAGTTCAGGAAGCCATAAAAGAAATAAAAGAGCTTCGTCAAGAAGGATTACTTTATTCTGAGGACTATGCGGATACTAATGCCATGAAACATCAGCCATCAGTTATTAAGGCAATGTGCTTACACGTAGCTCATGATTGTAATTTATCCTGCGAATATTGCTTTGCAGCCGAAGGAACTTTTCACGGCAACAGAGAAATGATGTCTTTTGAAACTGGTAAAAAAGCACTTGTTTTCTTAGCTGAAAACTCAGGAAACCGAAAGCACTTAGAAGTGGATTTTTTTGGTGGAGAACCATTATTGAACTTTTCACTGATCCGGGAATTAGTTGATTTTGGAAGGGGTTTAGAGAAAAAAACAGGAAAGATTTTTCGGTTTACACTAACTACGAATGCCCTTGCCCTTACAGAAGATAAAATGGATTATATTAATGAGCATATGGACAATATTGTTTTAAGCATAGATGGACGAAAAGAAGTTAACGATAACCTTAGAAAAACACTATCAGGTAACGGGTCCTATGATTTGATTCAACCTAACATAAGCAAAATGGTTCAAAAAAGAGGGGATAAAGCCTATTTTGTTCGTGGTACCTTTACTGCAAAACACCTTGATTTTTCTTCGGATGTGGTGCATCTGGCAGATTTAGGTTATGATCAAATATCTGTGGAACCGGTAGTTGGACCTGCAGAAATGGAAACAACACTGAAGGAAGCACACCTTCCTATCATAGAAAAAGAGTATGAAAAACTATCAGAAGAATACTTAAAACGAAAAAACACTAAAAATAAATTTCGATTCTTTCACTTTATGCTAGACTTACAGCAAGGACCGTGCATGAAAAAAAGATCTTCAGGATGTGGTGCTGGTACAGAATATGTAGCGGTAACTCCTGAAGGTGAACTTTATCCCTGTCACCAATTTGTTGGTCAACATGAATTTTCTTTAGGAAATCTTGATACTGGTATCACAAACAAATGCCAACAACATAAGTTTGAAAATGCAACTGTTTATGATAAAACGGACTGTGTGCAATGTTGGGCAAAATATTATTGCAGCGGTGGATGTCATGCAAATGCTTACTTCATGAACCATGACTTGAACAAACCCTATCAGATGGGGTGTCAGATGGAAAAGATACGGTTAGAGACTGCGTTAACTATCATTGCAAGAGAAAGTGGGGAATAA
- the yajC gene encoding preprotein translocase subunit YajC yields the protein MQFSGLIIPLGFLAIFYFLIIKPQKAKEKKIKLMRENLKVGDEVVTIGGIFGKVAKVKEDMLTIEVGADKTKLTMAKWSVGNLVNENDEESSGKSE from the coding sequence ATGCAATTTTCAGGATTGATCATCCCTTTGGGTTTTTTAGCCATCTTTTATTTTTTGATTATTAAACCCCAAAAGGCCAAGGAAAAAAAGATTAAACTTATGCGAGAAAACTTGAAAGTTGGAGATGAAGTCGTTACCATAGGTGGAATCTTTGGTAAAGTTGCGAAAGTAAAAGAAGACATGTTGACGATTGAAGTTGGAGCTGATAAAACTAAGTTAACAATGGCAAAGTGGTCTGTTGGTAACTTGGTAAATGAAAATGATGAAGAAAGCTCGGGTAAATCGGAATAA
- the tgt gene encoding tRNA guanosine(34) transglycosylase Tgt: MKKIFTKTGSSSESLARTGIVETYHGKFETPIFMPVGTQATVKTMTPEELKECEAQIILSNTYHLYMRPGSDLVEKAGGLHRFMNWKHPILTDSGGFQVFSLGHLNKITEEGVTFQSHIDGSRHFISPEKAVEIQNQLGADIMMVFDECIPYPSDHEYVRNSVDRTTRWAKRCIDAHRNQDKQHLFGIVQGGMYHDLRKRSAEALIDLDFPGYGIGGLSVGEPKKIMYDVLDHLMPIMPQDKPRYLMGVGSPDALIHGVLRGVDMFDCVLPTRIARNGTAMTSEGPVIIKNAKHFESWIPLDSDCQCYCCRNYSRAYLRHLFKSNEILGLRLLSIHNISFLLELMKGIRKAIKNDCLIDYCQEFYRRYYQEELVFNLIT; this comes from the coding sequence ATGAAAAAAATATTTACTAAAACTGGCTCTTCCAGCGAGTCTCTTGCTAGAACCGGTATTGTAGAGACGTATCATGGCAAATTTGAGACACCGATATTTATGCCCGTTGGAACACAGGCAACTGTTAAAACAATGACGCCTGAAGAGTTAAAAGAGTGTGAAGCGCAAATTATTTTAAGCAATACATATCATTTATATATGAGACCCGGTTCCGACTTAGTTGAAAAAGCAGGCGGACTTCATCGTTTTATGAATTGGAAGCATCCAATACTAACTGACAGTGGCGGATTCCAGGTATTTAGCTTAGGTCATCTAAACAAAATCACAGAAGAAGGTGTGACTTTTCAGTCTCATATCGACGGATCACGACATTTTATCTCTCCAGAAAAAGCGGTAGAGATTCAAAATCAACTGGGTGCAGATATTATGATGGTGTTTGATGAATGTATTCCTTACCCTTCTGACCATGAATATGTACGAAATTCTGTTGATCGAACAACAAGATGGGCAAAACGTTGTATCGATGCTCATCGCAATCAAGATAAGCAACACTTGTTTGGAATTGTGCAGGGAGGAATGTACCACGATTTACGAAAGCGAAGTGCCGAGGCACTTATTGACTTGGATTTTCCTGGATATGGGATTGGTGGGTTAAGCGTAGGAGAACCTAAAAAAATAATGTACGATGTCTTAGACCATTTAATGCCTATAATGCCACAGGATAAACCTCGATATTTAATGGGAGTAGGAAGTCCTGATGCATTAATTCATGGAGTATTAAGAGGCGTAGACATGTTTGATTGTGTCCTGCCAACTCGTATAGCAAGAAATGGTACGGCAATGACCAGTGAAGGACCTGTTATTATTAAGAATGCAAAACATTTTGAATCGTGGATACCACTGGATTCAGATTGTCAATGCTATTGTTGTCGAAACTATTCGAGAGCTTATTTACGCCACTTATTCAAATCGAATGAAATTTTAGGGCTAAGACTACTATCAATACACAATATTTCATTTTTATTAGAGTTAATGAAAGGAATCAGAAAGGCTATAAAAAATGATTGTCTTATAGATTATTGCCAAGAATTCTATCGTCGCTATTATCAGGAAGAACTTGTATTTAATTTAATCACATAA
- the ruvA gene encoding Holliday junction branch migration protein RuvA, whose amino-acid sequence MIEYIKGTVEFVTNEQVVIEANGLGYGVYSSTKSLSNIHAGTSVTLFTYYSVREDGVSLYGFASKTELDMFKKLISVTKIGPKAAIGILSTFTVETLCQQIATQNIAMISKAPGVGKKTAERIVLELKDKVKNVEVLDAQENSQSMQNPLFEDEILEALLSLGYQQQEAKQAIMATASETTTTETGLKAALAWLLR is encoded by the coding sequence TTGATTGAATATATAAAAGGAACAGTTGAGTTTGTAACTAATGAACAGGTTGTTATTGAGGCAAATGGACTAGGATATGGCGTATACTCTTCGACAAAAAGCCTGTCAAACATTCACGCTGGAACTTCAGTTACTTTATTTACCTATTACAGCGTGAGAGAAGACGGAGTTAGCCTCTATGGTTTTGCCAGCAAAACTGAATTGGATATGTTTAAAAAATTAATATCAGTAACCAAAATAGGCCCAAAGGCAGCTATTGGAATTCTCTCTACATTTACGGTTGAAACGCTTTGTCAACAAATTGCAACTCAAAACATTGCAATGATTTCAAAAGCACCGGGAGTTGGGAAAAAAACAGCTGAACGAATTGTATTAGAACTTAAAGATAAGGTTAAGAATGTAGAAGTGCTGGATGCACAAGAGAATTCTCAGTCAATGCAAAATCCATTATTTGAAGATGAGATACTAGAAGCACTGCTGTCACTAGGTTATCAACAACAAGAAGCAAAACAGGCAATCATGGCAACAGCATCGGAAACAACGACAACGGAAACAGGGCTAAAAGCCGCATTGGCCTGGTTACTTCGATAA
- the ruvC gene encoding crossover junction endodeoxyribonuclease RuvC, protein MRILGIDPGLATTGYGVIDYHKNQFQAVQYGVIRTSSKTSMPHRLSIINENLKEVIKRYQPDVMAVEELFFNTNAKTAMLVGQARGVVLLTATMEGIEIYEYTPLQVKQGVAGYGRAEKKQIQLMVKTLLNLKELPKPDDAADALAIAMCHAHTGNFCNVFKV, encoded by the coding sequence ATGAGAATTTTAGGAATCGATCCAGGGTTAGCAACTACAGGCTATGGAGTCATTGATTATCATAAAAATCAATTTCAAGCAGTGCAATATGGAGTGATAAGAACCAGTAGCAAAACTTCAATGCCACATCGATTGTCCATTATCAATGAGAACTTAAAAGAAGTTATCAAACGATATCAACCGGATGTGATGGCTGTTGAAGAGTTGTTTTTTAACACAAACGCCAAAACAGCTATGTTGGTGGGGCAGGCCAGAGGGGTTGTTTTACTAACAGCAACAATGGAAGGCATTGAAATATATGAATATACACCTTTACAAGTGAAACAAGGAGTAGCTGGCTACGGTCGAGCAGAAAAAAAACAAATACAACTCATGGTAAAAACATTATTGAATCTTAAAGAATTGCCAAAGCCTGATGATGCAGCTGATGCATTAGCTATTGCCATGTGTCATGCGCATACAGGAAACTTTTGTAATGTATTTAAAGTGTAG
- a CDS encoding gamma carbonic anhydrase family protein: MLKDCNGRKPECHNSCFIAETASVIGKVVMKENASLWYGVIARGDYNDIYIGEGTNIQDGSVIHIAFNHPTVIGDYVTVGHNAVIHGCHIGDEALIGMGAIILNGATIGSKSIIAAGSLVPEGKEIPPGVLAMGSPAKVVRNLTEDEKQNIRLSAEDYIGFAKEHKKEI; the protein is encoded by the coding sequence ATGCTTAAGGATTGTAATGGAAGGAAGCCGGAATGTCATAATTCATGCTTTATAGCCGAGACAGCTAGTGTCATTGGTAAGGTAGTCATGAAAGAAAATGCCAGTCTTTGGTATGGTGTCATTGCCAGAGGAGATTATAATGATATTTATATTGGAGAAGGTACAAATATACAAGATGGTTCCGTCATACATATTGCCTTCAATCATCCTACGGTGATAGGAGATTATGTTACGGTTGGTCATAATGCAGTTATTCATGGTTGTCATATTGGGGATGAAGCTTTGATAGGTATGGGCGCTATTATCTTAAATGGCGCAACTATAGGAAGTAAAAGCATCATTGCTGCTGGGAGTTTGGTGCCGGAAGGAAAAGAAATTCCACCAGGGGTCCTAGCGATGGGATCTCCTGCTAAAGTAGTAAGAAACTTGACAGAAGATGAAAAACAAAACATTCGTCTCTCCGCTGAAGATTATATAGGGTTTGCAAAAGAGCATAAGAAAGAAATATAG
- the queA gene encoding tRNA preQ1(34) S-adenosylmethionine ribosyltransferase-isomerase QueA, translated as MKTSDFYYKLPEDLIAQKPLEKRDESRLMIVNKSEHSIQHKKFCDVVSKLKPGDGLVVNTSRVIPARLTGRKRFTNGKTELLLLKQEFFNTWEVMAKPAKRIRKDTQIIFGNNELKATVLEERNEGLRLVKFQSESDQTVDLLIHKLGEMPLPPYIHEKLEDKERYQTVYSETPGSAAAPTAGLHFTEEILSTIKRKGIHIIPITLHVGLGTFRPVQSDNLDEHKMHEEFFEISQESAATMNKIKEKGGRIVAVGTTSCRALESSVGLDGQIIAAKKWTNIFIKPGYKFRFIDILVTNFHLPESTLLMLVSALAGKDFMLRAYEEAVNEKYRFFSFGDAMWIE; from the coding sequence ATGAAAACCAGTGATTTTTACTACAAACTTCCGGAAGATCTAATTGCTCAAAAGCCTTTAGAAAAACGTGATGAATCAAGGCTGATGATAGTGAATAAATCTGAGCATAGTATACAACATAAAAAATTCTGCGATGTTGTTTCGAAATTAAAACCTGGCGATGGACTAGTGGTGAACACCTCCCGGGTAATACCTGCCAGATTAACCGGTAGAAAACGATTTACCAATGGAAAAACCGAGCTGTTGCTGTTGAAACAAGAGTTTTTCAATACTTGGGAAGTGATGGCTAAACCAGCTAAACGAATACGAAAAGATACTCAGATAATTTTTGGCAACAATGAGTTAAAGGCAACGGTTCTTGAAGAACGCAATGAGGGTCTTCGGTTGGTTAAATTCCAAAGTGAAAGTGATCAAACCGTGGATCTTTTAATTCATAAGTTGGGAGAAATGCCACTTCCACCGTATATTCACGAGAAGTTAGAGGATAAAGAAAGATATCAGACGGTATACAGTGAAACACCTGGCTCGGCGGCAGCTCCAACAGCTGGACTTCACTTTACAGAAGAGATTCTATCAACAATTAAAAGAAAAGGCATTCATATTATTCCAATCACTCTACATGTAGGACTAGGAACTTTTAGACCAGTACAGTCAGATAATCTGGATGAACATAAAATGCACGAGGAATTCTTTGAAATTTCTCAGGAAAGTGCTGCAACAATGAACAAAATTAAGGAAAAGGGTGGCCGCATCGTAGCTGTTGGGACCACTAGCTGTCGGGCATTAGAGTCATCGGTTGGTCTGGACGGACAGATCATAGCTGCTAAAAAGTGGACAAATATTTTTATTAAACCGGGATATAAATTTAGGTTTATAGATATATTAGTTACTAATTTTCACTTACCAGAATCAACACTCCTGATGTTAGTTAGTGCTTTGGCGGGGAAAGATTTTATGCTTAGAGCTTATGAAGAAGCTGTTAATGAGAAATATCGCTTTTTTAGCTTTGGGGATGCTATGTGGATTGAGTAA
- the ruvB gene encoding Holliday junction branch migration DNA helicase RuvB encodes MITTELKEEDVAIETGLRPRSLNDYIGQDKTKEKFRIFIEAAKSRKESLDHVLLYGPPGLGKTTLSSIIANEMNVNIRITSGPAIERPGDLAAILTNLSENDVLFIDEIHRLNRSVEEILYPAMEDYALDIIIGKGPSARSVRLDLNKFTLIGATTRAGLLTSPLRDRFGVISRLELYNTNQLTKIIKRSAKILQIPIEETAAVEIASRSRGTPRIANRLLKRVRDYAQVRADGIIDSNTVSEALYLFEIDALGLDNIDKKMILSMIENFNGGPVGLDTLSASTGEEKNTIEDVYEPYLMQIGFISRTPRGRVVMKKAYEHFHLPYQDQSEES; translated from the coding sequence ATGATAACCACTGAGCTAAAAGAAGAAGATGTAGCGATTGAAACTGGTCTTCGTCCTAGAAGTCTTAATGATTATATAGGACAGGATAAAACCAAAGAAAAATTTCGAATTTTTATAGAAGCAGCAAAAAGTCGAAAAGAATCTTTGGATCATGTTCTGTTGTATGGACCTCCAGGATTAGGAAAAACGACGCTATCTAGTATTATTGCTAATGAAATGAATGTAAACATTAGAATTACCAGTGGACCTGCTATCGAAAGGCCTGGAGACTTAGCGGCGATTTTAACTAATTTATCTGAAAACGACGTGCTTTTTATTGACGAAATACATAGATTAAATCGCTCTGTTGAAGAAATCCTATATCCTGCAATGGAAGATTATGCTTTAGATATTATTATAGGGAAGGGACCGAGTGCCCGTTCCGTAAGACTTGATTTAAATAAATTCACTTTAATCGGTGCAACTACCAGGGCTGGTCTATTAACTTCTCCTTTAAGAGATCGATTTGGTGTGATTAGTCGGTTAGAACTTTATAATACTAATCAGTTAACAAAAATCATTAAAAGGTCAGCTAAGATTCTTCAAATACCTATTGAAGAAACAGCCGCCGTTGAAATTGCATCACGATCGCGAGGTACTCCACGAATTGCTAACCGGCTCTTAAAACGTGTCAGAGATTATGCTCAGGTCAGAGCTGATGGCATTATAGATTCTAATACAGTATCGGAAGCTTTGTATTTATTTGAAATAGATGCATTGGGTTTAGATAATATAGACAAAAAAATGATCCTGTCAATGATAGAAAATTTTAATGGAGGACCAGTTGGGTTAGATACTTTGTCAGCATCCACCGGTGAAGAGAAGAATACGATCGAAGATGTTTACGAACCATACTTGATGCAAATTGGCTTTATCAGTAGAACTCCCAGAGGCAGAGTAGTTATGAAGAAAGCATACGAACATTTTCATCTGCCTTATCAGGATCAAAGCGAGGAATCGTGA
- a CDS encoding DUF2905 family protein — protein sequence MISLGTVFLLVGFFLLFIDRMGLDSLPGNFLFQKGRVTFFFPLTASIIISVLLTFIFNIVLRK from the coding sequence ATGATATCTTTAGGAACTGTTTTCCTATTGGTGGGTTTCTTTTTATTGTTTATAGACAGGATGGGACTAGATTCTTTGCCGGGTAATTTTCTGTTCCAAAAGGGAAGAGTTACATTCTTTTTTCCATTAACAGCCAGTATTATTATTAGTGTCCTGTTAACTTTTATTTTTAATATTGTCTTAAGGAAGTAA
- the scfA gene encoding six-cysteine ranthipeptide SCIFF — protein MTKKRIKTLNANNLPSKGADTGCGECQTSCQSACKTSCTVGNQICEK, from the coding sequence ATGACAAAGAAACGTATTAAAACATTAAATGCCAATAACTTACCTTCTAAAGGTGCAGACACTGGTTGTGGAGAATGTCAGACATCCTGCCAATCTGCTTGTAAGACTTCTTGTACCGTAGGCAATCAAATTTGTGAAAAATAG
- a CDS encoding adenine phosphoribosyltransferase, whose translation MQLQNKIREIQDFPQKGINFKDITTLLKDSNALKKMIDDLCEPLKDQKIDLVVGPESRGFIVGVPIAYLLNAGFVPVRKPGKLPAAIRKYEYELEYGTDSLEIHEDAITPGQRVVIVDDLLATGGTMKATAKLIEQLGGEVVSMQFLMELTFLNGRENLKGYPIRSLISYDK comes from the coding sequence ATGCAACTCCAAAATAAAATTCGCGAGATTCAGGATTTTCCTCAAAAAGGTATTAATTTTAAGGATATTACGACTCTGTTAAAAGATTCAAATGCATTAAAAAAAATGATCGACGATTTATGTGAACCATTAAAAGATCAAAAAATTGACTTAGTCGTAGGACCTGAGTCAAGAGGATTTATTGTCGGAGTACCGATAGCGTATCTCTTAAATGCAGGTTTTGTTCCGGTGCGCAAACCAGGAAAACTTCCGGCAGCTATAAGAAAATATGAATATGAGCTAGAATATGGAACCGATTCTTTAGAAATACATGAAGATGCTATTACTCCAGGTCAACGAGTTGTCATTGTTGATGATTTGCTTGCTACAGGGGGGACTATGAAAGCAACAGCAAAATTGATTGAACAACTTGGCGGAGAAGTGGTATCCATGCAATTCTTGATGGAATTAACATTTCTAAATGGACGTGAAAACCTAAAAGGATATCCTATACGAAGCCTTATTTCCTATGATAAGTAA